The genomic window GGACAGGAAAAGTAATTTTCTTCTAAACATTTGAAAAAGGGAATCTTAGCTTTCTATCCACACATAGTTTTCTATTTGTACACTATTTTCATGTTGCAGTTACTGTGTGATTAATCAACTGGAATATTATGTACTGAATTTGCCTTGAATATCACTCCCATGACGTAGGATAGGGATTCACTTAAAAGACTCCTCAGGGTAGACTAAAAGGCAGAGcagagccggattctgtcctggttgcccctcttccaggccagctctctgctgtggccagggagtacagtggaggatggcccaagtgcttgggccctgcatcccatgggagaccaggaaaagcacctggctcctgccatcggatcagcgcggtgtgctggctgaagcgcgccggccccggcagccactggagggtgaaccaacgacaaaggaagacctttctctctgtctctctctctcactgtccactctgcctgtcaaaaaaaaaaaggcagagcagaACTGATGAACAATGGCTATAAAGTTCAACCATTTTTATTCAGCAATGCTGTAGACATGTATTATGAATATGTTACTCATGAGATAAATATCTAAGAAATTGGAGGGCACTGATATAGGATTCATAGTATATATTCTAATATGTGAATGACAAGCTATTTAAATGGGCACTTGTACTTCAGTCATAGTATAAAAGTGAACTGTATTGCATATGTCAAATAAAACACTGCAAGTTTGGTGATGAGCACTAGAGTAGTTTTATTGCCATATTTGCTCTTGTGTGTGTAAACATGTtttaatgaaattctttttttaaagatttatttatttatttatttatttgaaaagcagagttagagagacagaggcagagagagataggcagaggcagagagagagagagaggtcttccatccgctggttcactccccaactggccgcaatgtctggagctgcactgatccaaagccaggagccaggagcttcttccaggtctcccacattgctgcaggggcccaaggacttgggccaccttctactgttttcccagaccatagcgaaagctggatcggaagtggaacaaccaggaattgaactggcacccgtgtgggatgccaacactgcaggtggcagctttacctgctaagccaaagtgccagccccctgaaattctttttagaaaacaaacattGTTATCCATGAAAAGATGGAGGTAGCAACTAAGgacagctggcaggggtgggtCAGTAATTTAACTTAAACTCAATAGGACATTTGATGAAGGGTAATTCCTCTGAGGTTGGGGACctcggttccagtcccagtcggagtGCCAGGTACaagtcccggttgatcctcttccagcccagctctctgctgtggcccgggaggacagcggaggatggcccaagtgcttgggcccctgcacctgcatgggagactaggaggaagcatctggctcctggcttcggatcggcacagcacctgctgtagcagccattaggggagtaaaccaatggaaggaaaacctctctctctgtctctctctgtctataactctctctctgtgtctctctctctctctcactgtctaactctgcctggcaaaaaaaataaaaaataaaaagagagggtGCCATGGTTGACACAATCCCTGCAGATAAAGCGTTAGTGATTAAGGAACAGTCCCATGTACACTTCTTCAATGTGACTTTAGTAAGCTCTGCAGTGCCTTGCTCAGCATCAGGGAAATGGTACCTGGGTTGAAAAGATCAGGGTGGGAAGGGGTGAGCAGGAAATGCCATGATGTGAGAAGTATGAGGCATATGCCTTTCTTCTTCCCCCAAGATCATCCTTCCCCTTCTTCACTTTTGCCTTAGTTACCACGTGATCTAAGGCATTTCTTCCTTACACGCCGTTTTATTTTGCCCTGGGAGGAGGGTGTCTCCTGATGCACATTCCTACCCCTGACAGCCGTGTGATCTTTTTGTActgaaaaaagatttaattaaccCAAGAGCATGAAAAAATCCCCAAAATGAGGGATCACTTACAAAAGGTGATTTTCCAAACCTCAATGGTAAGGACAAAGTATGTTTACCCAACATATTATCATGCCCTGCATTACAGAATCACCTATCCTGATCCTAGACCTCACAACAAGTAACCCAGTACCCACAAGCAATACTCTGCAGACACTCCCAACTCAAGAGACACCCAATGATGTGACTCTGGGGTCACTGGAAACATTCCCCAAAAATAACTAAGCCATTATATTCTAGAAAATGCATCAGTCCTTGACAATCTTTTTGGATATGAAAAACCTATCTTGTTTACTATACTAAAGGATTTGAAATAGTCAGTGAGGAGAGAGGTGCAGGCTTCCATACAATGTCATTAAAGCTAAACGAAGAGGTAGGAAACAGAGCTCATCTCCTCAAACTTCATTGAGATGGAAAGGCACTTAAACATACATTCTCAATGGAGCTCTGAGAGACTGGTCACCTTTCAAACACTAACAGAGGTGAACAGTAAGAGCTTATCTGACCCCTTCCTTGACCAAACCCACACCTCCAACATAGTACACAGACAAGATAGCATTCTCATTTGAGAATATTTATTGGGAAGAATCAGTATTTTCAAAAAGGATTTAATGATTTTAGCAGAGTAATTTTGCTACATGCAAAAGCTGGAGAAGCATTCTCTGTTTAAGAGCCGCCAGTAGTGGCAACGGCAGCCCAAGGCCTCTGGCCAAACTGACACCTACAAGCAGGGTTTGGATGTGGCACAGGCTCTCTCTGGATACCTCTGACACCATAGCTGGTCCCTGAATGGCACAACTTTCTtgggctctctgtctctgtgtttcatgTGTGTATTCCTTGCAGGATAACTCTGGCCAGCAAATGCAGCTTCTTGGCGGCAGGACTTGGTACTTGTCCCTTTACAGGAAGTGACCCTGTGATTGAAGGGATGGCCCTGGACAGGTGCTGCCCCCATCTGCAATTCTGCCTGCCGCTGAGTTTTGCTAAACTTGACCTGGGTCGAAAGGGGCACTTGGTGGCAGGTCTTACCTGTTCCGTGATCATGCCCCAGCTTCTTCCCTGGAACCTTCCCACTAGCTGGCTTCACTGATTGAACCTCAGTGTTCCCGATGCACGTGGCTTGATTTTTACCTGGGCCCATGCTCTGCTCAGATGACAGGGAACGTCCCTGTTCCAGGAAACGATTTTGCCTTTCACATCTTCTGCTAGGCCAAATCCACTGCAGAAAGTGCTTCATCCGTTTTCTGAAATGGCTTTCAGCAGGGGGCTGCCCCTTCAGTGGCTGGGTTGGGGAATATTTGCTCTCAAGCGTGTCCTTTAATGTCCCACCCTGAGCAGCACGGATCCTTCTTCTAGGCTGGGATGGCCCTAAGCCTGCATCTCCTCCACCAAGCTCTTCTGGTTTGGGTTCTGGAGGGCTTACTGTCTTGGAAGCTGCTGGGAGATTCTTACCCTGGTTCTTCCTTaaaacacacacagggacacagggctcCTGCATCTGCTCCCTGCTGATCCCTGTATTTTCCCCATGGACATGCCACACCTGAGAATCTGCTGTGTGCCTAGTGTGGGTGCCTCGGGTGTAAGTCAAGGCAGGCCTACATTTTAAGTTCCCTGAGGCAAGGGACGGATCAGTGGAATGGTCATGAGTCTGTCTATCATCTGTGTTATCCAAGTTTAACTTTAACTCACAAAGCAACTTAGTATTAATGCCTGATAATTTAGAATTTCTGGGTTCAGATATTTTTGGTGGAGGATGTTTAGAGGTCAACATAGTTCGTTTTTCACCCAAAGTCATTCCTATCACTGGGGAGCTTTTTGGCTCATTGGTTGTGAAGGTTTTACTCCATGGAGATGGAAGAGCACAGCGTTCCCTTGCCCTGAATATCTCCACGGACTTCTTATCTGTGGGGAAATGTTCTAGGTTTTTCAAGTGTTTTCCCTGAAGCCTTTCTGTTCTATTTCTTGAGATTCCTGTATTATCACTTGGTTCAGGCCCTGCCATAATTTGCCTTCTAGGTAGCGTTGGACTGCATCTATTGGCTAATGCAGGTGGTTTCTGTCTTGCTTTGTCTATGGCATCATCTGTGCAAGGCAGAAAGTGCTTCCTGCAATCATTAAGTCTCTGAATGTCATCTATTCGCTCATAGGTAATATCACAGGATGTTTTCCTTAAGACCCCCTGCCTTTTCTTGCACACAGGTGATGTGACAGAGGAATGATGATCCATACTTATGGCACAGATTCTTGCCCCCACCTTGTCTCCATGCAAAGCTGTAAAGTCTCCTCTACAGGGCTTGCTCACAGGTGAAGGGTGAGGGAAGAGACGATCCAGaccagagacagaaagtcttgTCCCCACCTTGTCTCCATGCAAAGATATCGCAGTTCCTCTACAGGGCTTGCATACAGGTGAAGGGGAAGGAAAGGGACGATCCAGACCAGGGATAGAAAGTCTTGTCCCCACCTTGTCTCCTTGCAAAGATATTGAGCTTCCTCTACAGGGCTTGCATACAGGTGAAGGGGAAGGAAAGGGACGATCCAGACCAGGGATAGAAAGTCTTGTCCCCACCTTGTCTCCTTGCAAAGATATTGAGCTTCCTCTATAGGGCTTGCATACAGGTGAAGGGGAAGGAAAGGGACGATCCAGACCAGGGATAGAAAGTCTTGTCCCCACCTTGTCTCCTTGCAAAGATATTGAGCTTCCTCTATAGGGCTTGCATACAGGTGAAGGGGAAGGAAAGGGACGATCCAGACCAGGGATAGAAAGTCTTGTCCCCACCTTGTCTCCTTGCAAAGATTTCGCGGTTCCTCTACAGGGCTTGCATACAGGTGAAGGGGAAGGAAAGGGACGATCCAGACCAGGGATGGAAAGTCTTGTCCCCACCTTGTCTCCATGCAAAGATATAGAGCTTCCTCTATAGGGCTTGCATACAGgtgaagggggagggaagggacgaTCCAGACCAGGCATAGAAAGTCTTGTCCCCACCTTGTCTCCATGCAAAGATATAGAGCTTCCTCTATAGGGCTTGCATACAGgtgaagggggagggaagggacgaTCCAGACCAGGCATAGAAAGTCTTGTCCCCACCTTGTCTCCATGCAAAGATATTGAGCTTCCTCTATAGGACCTGCATACAGGTGAGGTGACAGGGAAAAGACCATCTGGATCAGGGTTAGAGATTCTTGTCCCCACCTTGTCTCCATGCAAAGATATTGAGCTTCCTCTATAGGGCCTGCATACAGGTGAGGTGACAGGGAAAAGATCATCTGGATCAGGGTTAGAGATTCTTGTCCCCACCTTGTCTCCATGCAAAGATATTGAGCTTCCTCTGTAACATCTGCACACAGTTGAGGTGGCAGGGAAATGATGATCCACATTGGAAACTGACATTCTTTTCCCTATCATGTTTCCAAGAAAAGACATAGAGCTTCCTCTATAGGGCTTACACACAGGTGAGGTGGCAGGGAAATCATGATCCAGTCCAGGAGCAGAGATCCTTATTCCCACTTTGTCTCCATGAAAAGATATGGAGCTTCCTCTACAGGGCATGCACACAGGTGAGGTGGCAGGGGAAGGACGATCCAGACTGGAATCAGAGACTCTTGTTCCCACCTTGTCTCCATGCAAAGCTATAGAGCTTCCTCTATAGGGCTTGTACATGTGTGAGGTGAGAGGAAAGGGATGGTCCAGATCAGAAAAGGAGATTTTTATTCCCAGCTTGTCTCCATGCAAAGATATGCAGCTTCCTCTGTAGGGCTGGGATACAGGTGAAGTGACAGGAAAATGATGATCCAGACTGGAGGAAGAGATTCTTCTTCCCATCTCTCCTCCATGCAAAGATATGGAGCTTCCTCTGCAGGGCACAGACTCAAGTGAGGTGGCAGCAGGACGACATAGACTGGAATCAGAGACTCTCGTTCTCACTTTGTCTCCATGCAGAGATATACAGCTCACGCTATAGGGCTCATTCACAGGTGAGGGAGCACGAGAAGGAcgatctggatcagaaacagagatcCGTATTCCCACCTTGTCTCCATGCAAAAATATGGGGCTTCCTCTAAGGGGCCTGCACACAGGTGATGTGGGAGGGGAAGAGCGATCCAGTCTGGAATCTGTGACTCTTCTTCCCGTCCTGTCTCCAAGCAAAGCTACGGAGTTTGCTCTATGGGGCCTGCACACATGTGACGTGGGAGGGGAAGGACGATCCAGTCTGGGATCAGAGACTCTTCTTCCCGTCCTGTCTCCAAGAAAAGCTATGGAGTTTGCTCTGTGGGGTTTGCACACAGGTGAGGTGGCAGGGGACGTATGATCTAGTCCAGGAACAGAGATTCTTCTTCCTATCTTGTCTCCAAGAAAAGCTACAGAGTTTCCCCTACAGGGTTTGCACACAGGTGAAGTTACAGGGAAAGGATGATCCAGATTGGAGAGAGAGACTCTCCTTCCCACTTTGTGTCCTTGCAACACTACCGAGCTTTTACTATTGGGCTTGCACACAGTTGAGATGGCAGGGAATGGATGATCCCGATCAGAAACACAGACTCTTGTTCCTACCTTGTCTCCATGCAGTGATATGGAGCTTCCTCTAAAGGGCTCTCTCACAGGTGAAGTGGCAGGGGAAGAATGATCCAGACTAGAGACAGAGACTCTTCTTCCCAGTTTGTGTCCATGCAAAGCTACAGAGTTTTTTCTACTAGGCTTGCACACAGGTGAGGTGGCAGGAAATGGACAATCCAGACTGGAATCAGAGACTCTTGTTCCCACTTTGCCTCCATGCAAAGATATAGAGCTTCCTCTATAAGGCTTGCACACAGGTGAGGTGGTGGGGAAAGACCTATCCAGACTGGAATCAGAGACTCTTGTTCCCACCTTGTTTCCATGCAAAGATATAGAGCTTCCTCTACAGGGCTTGTGCACAGCTGTGGTGGCAGGGAACTGATGATCCAAATCGGAATCACAGATTCTTGTTCCCACCTTGTCTTCAAGCAAAGATATGGAGTCTGTAAAGGACTGGGAGACACTAAGTTGGGAATCCACTTCTGATATAAGATTGGCTGAGGAGGGAAAGTTATAGTGGTCAGTGCACTGCGCTAGCTCCTCTTTCATTTTAAAGACTTCAATGGAATCAAGGACCTTTTTCGGAAGGCCCCATATCATCCTCAGACGAAAACTTTTGATATGGTATTCCAACATCTTTTTGTTGCtggaacaaaggaaagaaatttcaTTGGAGGTATTGACATTGCTGGTTCTACTAACCAATGGGACCGAATCTTTTTGTTTCCCTCGTCTACAGGATTTCTCAGAAAGAGGCAATGTCTTCTTGATAGAATGCTGTGAACCAGGAAGAGTCCTACGGATTGGACTctcctttatttccttccctttcttgctCAAATTTGCTTTCAGATCATTTTCAAGTTGTTTCTCATTTAGGCTCATACAGGAGGCCCTTGAATTATTTCCTGACAAATTCAACACTTGACATTCCAGGTCTTCCTCAGAATCAGACCATAGATCCATATCTGAGGACTTCCTTGAGTCACTCATCAAGTGATCACTTAAACCGCTCTCCTGAGTAGGTCTCCGGGACTTCCTCACATCTTCTAGAGGAAGAATTTCCAAGGTCCTCTTATAGAAGCTTCCAGGTTGGCTCAAGCCCAAATCCACTACATCCTTACTGATCTgacctttaaataaacaaaccccTGAGAGATCCTGATTGCTCTTTGACTCAGATGTATCAGAACCATCTCTCTGAGGGTTAATCAAGAACAAAGACTCAAGGACCTTACAAGGCAGGCCCCACCGATTTTGGATAAGCCTCTTTAGAAGGTGGTGCTCTAGTTTCTCCCGAAGCTCACTGTTTAGGACAAAATCTCCAGGAAGGATGGAAATTGAAATGTGAGGCTTGGAGGACTGGCTCACCAATGAAAGGTTGGGAGTTGGAGGACAAAAGTCTTTCTGAGATTTACAGACAACAGAGGGTAAACCCCACAAATTTTCCTGCTTTTTCTTCAGCAAGTGATGTTCCAAGTGTTGAGTTTCAGAAGGCAGGAGAGCCTCTGCCTCATTCAAGAGTTCATGGAGACCCACTCCACTGGTGCTAATCTGAGGTAGAGAATAAGGTGGCAAGATTGGGACAGAGGATTGAGGTTGATTCTCAGTGGGAACTTGAGACTGAGGTTGGCGCATATCTTGAGGCAAGGGTTGACTTTGGATTTCAGGCTCCAACAGAGGTTGGGGATCAGGAAGCTCTGGGGATTCCTGGGCTTGGGGATCAGGAACTGTTGAGGATTCCTGGGCCTGGGGATCAGGACGATCTGGGGAATTCTGGGCCTGGGGATCAGGCAGTTCTGGGGATTCCTGGGCCTGGGGATCAGGAACCACTGGGGAATCCTGGGCCTGGGGATCAGGCAGTTCTGGGGAATCCTGGGCCTGGGGATCAGGCAGTTCTGGGGATTCCTGGGTCTGGGGATCAGGCAGTTCTGGGGAATCCTGGGCCTGGGGATCAGGCAGTTCTGGGGATTCCTGGGCCTGGGGATCAGGAACCGCTGGGGGTTCCTGTGCTGTGGAGGTATCATACACACTACTGAAGACGACAAGGGTTGATGAACAACGACCTGAGACAAGGCCAGCAGGGTAAAGGAAGTCATGGTTCAGAGCTGGGCGATCCCAGGGAAGCTGGATACATTTTTTCTGAAGATGGTCCTCAAAGGTCTTAGAATACAGGGACTGCTGATCCAAGTGCATCTCCTGTGGTTTGCCTTTGCTGCTCCAATGAGGAAGGGACACTGCTGAGTCATGCTTGACAGAAACTGACTCTAGCATTTTCCCTGGAGAATGAAGTGGGACATCTGGCCTGTGTTGTTTTGGAAAAGGTCCTGCTGTCTTTTCCCTTTCCCTGTGTATCAGAAAGTCACCCCTCTTTCTGACTTGTCTCTCTAGGAGTGCCAGGGCATCTGGACTGAGAAATAAGAGATTACCTAGAAGGCTGGCTTCACGGTCAACCCCAATGGGTGCCTTGGATGAACTGAGGGCAAGAATATTCTGCTTGGCATCTCCTTGTGCCCAGTTTGAGATGGGTAAGTGCTTGGTACGACCTTGAGGCCAGATTTCTGATGTTGCCATGTCAGGAGATTGAGTGGCTTTGGTTTTTGGCTCATGGGTGGGCAACCCACAAACGCTGTCCCCCAGAGTCACTGTGACTTCTCCTTGGAGAACAGGATCTGTTCCCTGGCCTGGAcaaggtggaggaggaagaatgcGAAGCGGTTGTGTTGGAAAATGTCCCCCTGGGAATGAGAAATCCAAGCCAGGAGTAGGCTTTGGGGGCAAATTTGAGGGGGAAATTAAGTCTTCAAAGGAAGTATCCAGGTTAGTTGAGAGAGTTGAACAGGGAGATGGAGAAGGCTCAGGCACAGGGGGTGGTATTGGGTCTCCTGGAGCTATTGCCAAGAGGTCAGAGGTGAGACTTACTGAGGACTCGATCATAGAATCAGAGGATGGTGAAAAATACTGAGAGAGTGCAGCATGTTGCAGGGACCCCTGGGACAGCAGCTGCTGGATCTCTGCTGTTGTTCTATTACACACCTCACAGGAGGGCTCTGGACACAACATGTGACGGAAGGGTGTGCTGTCATGGTGGTGGCCCAGGggactgcagaagaaaagaagTACAAAACTGTAGCCAGGACcacaaaaaggaaaggagggcCCACTAGCCTAACGGGATTGGGGAAACCCCAAGCCCATTTCCTGCTTCATGTTTCCCACGTCCATGACTTTATAAACCACTTGATAAGTCCTCCCCAAGCCTTAATCCCATACCCTCCCCTATGACTATGGCAGGCTCTGTTAATTCTTGCCATGCATAGGGAAGGCtataaaaggaaacaggaaaagaaaatacgTCACCTTTTAAGAATGGAAAGCAGCTTCCTTGTCTCCTCTGTTTTTCTCCTATGAGATCTCC from Oryctolagus cuniculus chromosome 1, mOryCun1.1, whole genome shotgun sequence includes these protein-coding regions:
- the LOC108178954 gene encoding uncharacterized protein isoform X1, translating into MEQVLLFLKSHAEPWQSFSSVYLDTVPSCIFLIVVGLLLLYLCYLLLPTKHPGRAKRRQKGGTFRGWRSHRRKTEETRKLLSILKSPLGHHHDSTPFRHMLCPEPSCEVCNRTTAEIQQLLSQGSLQHAALSQYFSPSSDSMIESSVSLTSDLLAIAPGDPIPPPVPEPSPSPCSTLSTNLDTSFEDLISPSNLPPKPTPGLDFSFPGGHFPTQPLRILPPPPCPGQGTDPVLQGEVTVTLGDSVCGLPTHEPKTKATQSPDMATSEIWPQGRTKHLPISNWAQGDAKQNILALSSSKAPIGVDREASLLGNLLFLSPDALALLERQVRKRGDFLIHREREKTAGPFPKQHRPDVPLHSPGKMLESVSVKHDSAVSLPHWSSKGKPQEMHLDQQSLYSKTFEDHLQKKCIQLPWDRPALNHDFLYPAGLVSGRCSSTLVVFSSVYDTSTAQEPPAVPDPQAQESPELPDPQAQDSPELPDPQTQESPELPDPQAQDSPELPDPQAQDSPVVPDPQAQESPELPDPQAQNSPDRPDPQAQESSTVPDPQAQESPELPDPQPLLEPEIQSQPLPQDMRQPQSQVPTENQPQSSVPILPPYSLPQISTSGVGLHELLNEAEALLPSETQHLEHHLLKKKQENLWGLPSVVCKSQKDFCPPTPNLSLVSQSSKPHISISILPGDFVLNSELREKLEHHLLKRLIQNRWGLPCKVLESLFLINPQRDGSDTSESKSNQDLSGVCLFKGQISKDVVDLGLSQPGSFYKRTLEILPLEDVRKSRRPTQESGLSDHLMSDSRKSSDMDLWSDSEEDLECQVLNLSGNNSRASCMSLNEKQLENDLKANLSKKGKEIKESPIRRTLPGSQHSIKKTLPLSEKSCRRGKQKDSVPLVSRTSNVNTSNEISFLCSSNKKMLEYHIKSFRLRMIWGLPKKVLDSIEVFKMKEELAQCTDHYNFPSSANLISEVDSQLSVSQSFTDSISLLEDKVGTRICDSDLDHQFPATTAVHKPCRGSSISLHGNKVGTRVSDSSLDRSFPTTSPVCKPYRGSSISLHGGKVGTRVSDSSLDCPFPATSPVCKPSRKNSVALHGHKLGRRVSVSSLDHSSPATSPVREPFRGSSISLHGDKVGTRVCVSDRDHPFPAISTVCKPNSKSSVVLQGHKVGRRVSLSNLDHPFPVTSPVCKPCRGNSVAFLGDKIGRRISVPGLDHTSPATSPVCKPHRANSIAFLGDRTGRRVSDPRLDRPSPPTSHVCRPHRANSVALLGDRTGRRVTDSRLDRSSPPTSPVCRPLRGSPIFLHGDKVGIRISVSDPDRPSRAPSPVNEPYSVSCISLHGDKVRTRVSDSSLCRPAATSLESVPCRGSSISLHGGEMGRRISSSSLDHHFPVTSPVSQPYRGSCISLHGDKLGIKISFSDLDHPFPLTSHMYKPYRGSSIALHGDKVGTRVSDSSLDRPSPATSPVCMPCRGSSISFHGDKVGIRISAPGLDHDFPATSPVCKPYRGSSMSFLGNMIGKRMSVSNVDHHFPATSTVCRCYRGSSISLHGDKVGTRISNPDPDDLFPVTSPVCRPYRGSSISLHGDKVGTRISNPDPDGLFPVTSPVCRSYRGSSISLHGDKVGTRLSMPGLDRPFPPPSPVCKPYRGSSISLHGDKVGTRLSMPGLDRPFPPPSPVCKPYRGSSISLHGDKVGTRLSIPGLDRPFPSPSPVCKPCRGTAKSLQGDKVGTRLSIPGLDRPFPSPSPVCKPYRGSSISLQGDKVGTRLSIPGLDRPFPSPSPVCKPYRGSSISLQGDKVGTRLSIPGLDRPFPSPSPVCKPCRGSSISLQGDKVGTRLSIPGLDRPFPSPSPVCKPCRGTAISLHGDKVGTRLSVSGLDRLFPHPSPVSKPCRGDFTALHGDKVGARICAISMDHHSSVTSPVCKKRQGVLRKTSCDITYERIDDIQRLNDCRKHFLPCTDDAIDKARQKPPALANRCSPTLPRRQIMAGPEPSDNTGISRNRTERLQGKHLKNLEHFPTDKKSVEIFRARERCALPSPWSKTFTTNEPKSSPVIGMTLGEKRTMLTSKHPPPKISEPRNSKLSGINTKLLCELKLNLDNTDDRQTHDHSTDPSLASGNLKCRPALTYTRGTHTRHTADSQVWHVHGENTGISREQMQEPCVPVCVLRKNQGKNLPAASKTVSPPEPKPEELGGGDAGLGPSQPRRRIRAAQGGTLKDTLESKYSPTQPLKGQPPAESHFRKRMKHFLQWIWPSRRCERQNRFLEQGRSLSSEQSMGPGKNQATCIGNTEVQSVKPASGKVPGKKLGHDHGTGKTCHQVPLSTQVKFSKTQRQAELQMGAAPVQGHPFNHRVTSCKGTSTKSCRQEAAFAGQSYPARNTHMKHRDREPKKVVPFRDQLWCQRYPERACATSKPCL
- the LOC108178954 gene encoding uncharacterized protein isoform X2, which produces MVRITQVGIPVIGVYYSCPAQSKSPRQDRESGFNQEAFRVSRGWRSHRRKTEETRKLLSILKSPLGHHHDSTPFRHMLCPEPSCEVCNRTTAEIQQLLSQGSLQHAALSQYFSPSSDSMIESSVSLTSDLLAIAPGDPIPPPVPEPSPSPCSTLSTNLDTSFEDLISPSNLPPKPTPGLDFSFPGGHFPTQPLRILPPPPCPGQGTDPVLQGEVTVTLGDSVCGLPTHEPKTKATQSPDMATSEIWPQGRTKHLPISNWAQGDAKQNILALSSSKAPIGVDREASLLGNLLFLSPDALALLERQVRKRGDFLIHREREKTAGPFPKQHRPDVPLHSPGKMLESVSVKHDSAVSLPHWSSKGKPQEMHLDQQSLYSKTFEDHLQKKCIQLPWDRPALNHDFLYPAGLVSGRCSSTLVVFSSVYDTSTAQEPPAVPDPQAQESPELPDPQAQDSPELPDPQTQESPELPDPQAQDSPELPDPQAQDSPVVPDPQAQESPELPDPQAQNSPDRPDPQAQESSTVPDPQAQESPELPDPQPLLEPEIQSQPLPQDMRQPQSQVPTENQPQSSVPILPPYSLPQISTSGVGLHELLNEAEALLPSETQHLEHHLLKKKQENLWGLPSVVCKSQKDFCPPTPNLSLVSQSSKPHISISILPGDFVLNSELREKLEHHLLKRLIQNRWGLPCKVLESLFLINPQRDGSDTSESKSNQDLSGVCLFKGQISKDVVDLGLSQPGSFYKRTLEILPLEDVRKSRRPTQESGLSDHLMSDSRKSSDMDLWSDSEEDLECQVLNLSGNNSRASCMSLNEKQLENDLKANLSKKGKEIKESPIRRTLPGSQHSIKKTLPLSEKSCRRGKQKDSVPLVSRTSNVNTSNEISFLCSSNKKMLEYHIKSFRLRMIWGLPKKVLDSIEVFKMKEELAQCTDHYNFPSSANLISEVDSQLSVSQSFTDSISLLEDKVGTRICDSDLDHQFPATTAVHKPCRGSSISLHGNKVGTRVSDSSLDRSFPTTSPVCKPYRGSSISLHGGKVGTRVSDSSLDCPFPATSPVCKPSRKNSVALHGHKLGRRVSVSSLDHSSPATSPVREPFRGSSISLHGDKVGTRVCVSDRDHPFPAISTVCKPNSKSSVVLQGHKVGRRVSLSNLDHPFPVTSPVCKPCRGNSVAFLGDKIGRRISVPGLDHTSPATSPVCKPHRANSIAFLGDRTGRRVSDPRLDRPSPPTSHVCRPHRANSVALLGDRTGRRVTDSRLDRSSPPTSPVCRPLRGSPIFLHGDKVGIRISVSDPDRPSRAPSPVNEPYSVSCISLHGDKVRTRVSDSSLCRPAATSLESVPCRGSSISLHGGEMGRRISSSSLDHHFPVTSPVSQPYRGSCISLHGDKLGIKISFSDLDHPFPLTSHMYKPYRGSSIALHGDKVGTRVSDSSLDRPSPATSPVCMPCRGSSISFHGDKVGIRISAPGLDHDFPATSPVCKPYRGSSMSFLGNMIGKRMSVSNVDHHFPATSTVCRCYRGSSISLHGDKVGTRISNPDPDDLFPVTSPVCRPYRGSSISLHGDKVGTRISNPDPDGLFPVTSPVCRSYRGSSISLHGDKVGTRLSMPGLDRPFPPPSPVCKPYRGSSISLHGDKVGTRLSMPGLDRPFPPPSPVCKPYRGSSISLHGDKVGTRLSIPGLDRPFPSPSPVCKPCRGTAKSLQGDKVGTRLSIPGLDRPFPSPSPVCKPYRGSSISLQGDKVGTRLSIPGLDRPFPSPSPVCKPYRGSSISLQGDKVGTRLSIPGLDRPFPSPSPVCKPCRGSSISLQGDKVGTRLSIPGLDRPFPSPSPVCKPCRGTAISLHGDKVGTRLSVSGLDRLFPHPSPVSKPCRGDFTALHGDKVGARICAISMDHHSSVTSPVCKKRQGVLRKTSCDITYERIDDIQRLNDCRKHFLPCTDDAIDKARQKPPALANRCSPTLPRRQIMAGPEPSDNTGISRNRTERLQGKHLKNLEHFPTDKKSVEIFRARERCALPSPWSKTFTTNEPKSSPVIGMTLGEKRTMLTSKHPPPKISEPRNSKLSGINTKLLCELKLNLDNTDDRQTHDHSTDPSLASGNLKCRPALTYTRGTHTRHTADSQVWHVHGENTGISREQMQEPCVPVCVLRKNQGKNLPAASKTVSPPEPKPEELGGGDAGLGPSQPRRRIRAAQGGTLKDTLESKYSPTQPLKGQPPAESHFRKRMKHFLQWIWPSRRCERQNRFLEQGRSLSSEQSMGPGKNQATCIGNTEVQSVKPASGKVPGKKLGHDHGTGKTCHQVPLSTQVKFSKTQRQAELQMGAAPVQGHPFNHRVTSCKGTSTKSCRQEAAFAGQSYPARNTHMKHRDREPKKVVPFRDQLWCQRYPERACATSKPCL